Proteins encoded together in one Peribacillus asahii window:
- a CDS encoding BTAD domain-containing putative transcriptional regulator has product MKPLAVISTKLKPPMIREPKIRRAGLYRKLKQINQYPLTIIHAGAGYGKSTALALFVQDVKEKVCWYDVSSQDDDFFQFYQYMIHSIQQLYPSFGQVLLERAYASTPFSKTDELVEWSILFINELAALSEEVIVIIDNFHHVEKSMSIQLFMEYLINYYPSNLHLVVSSRNKPQWNWIPRLKMNGHMLEITQDYLALTKEEAELLFIDFYHLTLCDEELARIFQLTEGWAIALEVVAQQLMEGIHLHKIITNRSSYLEDFFQYITLEVLRNQSSTVQSFLEQTSILEELSPEACDYILDIENAEEMLQYLNLQNLFIIPTGHQQYRYHPLFQELLENRCKDMQSDRFFQLNKRAAHYYENRGLFEMSLYHLEKLVDFGGMARILHMHGMSMLKKGKIHYLLEKVTALPEIKKDEHYLLWLIEAEVMRLCSQYERAEFCYNRLIFFSRQYDDKQIMSRAHEGKARIYLDTLQPGKAERHLQAAIQLRENSYGVDEEEIAELHQLLVENLINSGKTNQAEQWLTRIKQINTSKNGNLLARLYLRTGRLMMAKEILQERQKEYSFNQETHIPQFHRETELILSLVETYIGNAEESKRLAQAAIGHGIQLKSSYIEACGWIRMGHAIQLLSAYDPALSIQCYETALTIMGDIKNSRGKAEPYLGLCLYYAGRKDDKQAVEYGRLAMEETEKVHDQWLTAYIRLSIAIAYVYTESWTIAEQELDEAEQLFWQCGDAYGLTLVTLWKVQLAYSASSWHVFEQECINLFQKIQLGQYEYLLLKRTLYGPVDVQQFVPILLEAQKRNIGQPFVSKMLKELGYHDLLTHPGYTLKISTLGQFKVLLGNQEVKDKGWQRGKAKELFQLFLTKRNKLLQKREIIEILWPEQDEKTADRDFKVALNALNSVLEPERKARSQSFFIKRVGSSYGINDQSAYMLDTTMFEQWMLSGLEERNQKQAKEYLKRGLTLYKGDYLPERKFHDWCLNERERLLVLFLRGAERYAQLSIVTEAYHEAIYWCEKILEKDRTWEEAYRLLMYCYYMHNNRPQSLKWYKKCCDVLQEEIGVEPLAATKEMYKMIMEATDITLSENDSI; this is encoded by the coding sequence ATGAAACCACTTGCTGTGATTAGTACTAAGCTAAAGCCTCCAATGATTCGCGAACCAAAGATTAGGCGTGCTGGGTTATACCGGAAATTGAAACAGATCAATCAGTATCCTTTGACAATCATCCATGCCGGTGCTGGTTATGGAAAAAGTACAGCTTTAGCTCTTTTTGTCCAAGATGTGAAAGAAAAAGTATGTTGGTACGATGTTTCTTCGCAAGATGATGATTTTTTTCAATTTTATCAGTATATGATTCATAGTATTCAACAACTCTATCCTTCTTTCGGACAAGTTTTACTAGAAAGGGCTTACGCAAGTACCCCGTTTTCTAAAACAGATGAGCTGGTAGAATGGAGTATTTTATTTATTAATGAACTGGCTGCCTTATCTGAAGAAGTGATTGTAATTATCGACAATTTTCATCATGTAGAAAAATCTATGTCTATTCAATTGTTTATGGAATACCTTATCAACTATTATCCTTCGAACCTGCACCTTGTTGTATCTAGCCGAAATAAACCGCAGTGGAACTGGATTCCTCGTTTAAAGATGAATGGCCATATGCTTGAAATAACTCAAGATTATTTAGCGCTAACAAAGGAAGAGGCTGAGCTTCTTTTCATCGACTTTTACCATCTGACGTTATGTGACGAAGAGTTAGCACGTATTTTTCAGTTAACGGAAGGATGGGCTATTGCTCTAGAAGTTGTTGCTCAACAATTGATGGAGGGAATACATCTTCATAAAATCATCACCAATCGTTCTTCCTATTTAGAGGATTTTTTTCAATATATCACGTTGGAAGTATTACGCAATCAATCTTCAACAGTTCAATCCTTTTTGGAACAAACAAGTATATTAGAAGAATTGTCTCCCGAAGCATGTGATTATATTCTGGATATCGAGAATGCTGAGGAAATGCTGCAATATTTGAATCTTCAAAACTTGTTTATTATACCAACTGGTCATCAACAATACCGTTATCATCCCTTATTCCAAGAGCTATTGGAGAACCGATGTAAAGACATGCAATCAGACCGTTTTTTTCAATTAAATAAGAGAGCCGCCCACTATTATGAAAATAGAGGTTTGTTTGAAATGAGTCTTTATCATTTGGAGAAACTTGTTGATTTCGGTGGGATGGCTAGAATTTTGCATATGCACGGGATGAGTATGTTGAAAAAAGGAAAGATTCATTATTTATTGGAGAAAGTAACCGCTCTTCCTGAAATAAAAAAAGATGAACATTATTTGCTATGGTTGATTGAAGCGGAAGTGATGCGGCTTTGTTCTCAATATGAAAGAGCAGAATTTTGTTATAATCGATTGATTTTTTTTAGCAGGCAATATGATGATAAACAAATAATGAGTCGTGCCCACGAGGGGAAAGCGAGGATATATTTAGACACGCTCCAGCCTGGTAAAGCTGAACGGCATTTACAAGCAGCCATTCAATTAAGAGAGAATAGCTATGGTGTCGATGAAGAGGAAATCGCAGAGCTGCATCAATTGTTAGTTGAAAACTTAATTAATTCTGGAAAAACGAATCAAGCAGAACAATGGTTAACACGTATTAAGCAAATCAACACAAGTAAAAATGGAAATTTGCTAGCTCGTTTATACTTGCGAACAGGCAGATTAATGATGGCAAAAGAAATTTTACAAGAAAGACAGAAGGAGTACTCTTTTAATCAAGAAACGCATATTCCTCAATTTCATCGAGAAACGGAACTTATTTTATCCTTAGTAGAGACCTATATTGGTAATGCTGAAGAGAGCAAACGTTTAGCTCAAGCCGCGATTGGACATGGAATTCAACTAAAATCATCTTATATAGAAGCTTGTGGCTGGATTAGAATGGGGCATGCCATTCAACTGCTTTCAGCCTATGATCCTGCTTTATCGATACAGTGTTATGAAACGGCATTAACGATTATGGGAGATATAAAAAATTCAAGAGGAAAAGCAGAACCGTATTTAGGCTTATGTTTGTACTATGCAGGAAGAAAAGATGATAAACAAGCGGTTGAATACGGACGATTGGCTATGGAGGAAACAGAAAAGGTACATGACCAATGGCTGACAGCTTACATTCGTTTAAGTATCGCCATTGCTTATGTTTATACGGAAAGTTGGACGATAGCTGAGCAAGAATTGGATGAAGCGGAGCAGCTATTTTGGCAATGCGGCGATGCTTACGGGCTTACTCTTGTTACGCTATGGAAAGTTCAGCTTGCTTATTCCGCAAGTTCCTGGCATGTATTTGAGCAGGAATGTATAAATTTATTTCAAAAAATTCAACTTGGACAGTATGAATATTTACTTTTAAAACGAACACTGTATGGTCCGGTGGATGTCCAGCAGTTCGTCCCCATTCTGCTCGAAGCTCAAAAACGGAATATTGGGCAACCGTTTGTTTCTAAAATGTTAAAGGAACTAGGATATCATGATCTTTTGACACATCCTGGTTATACACTAAAGATTTCAACGCTCGGACAATTCAAAGTCCTTTTAGGCAATCAGGAAGTAAAGGATAAAGGCTGGCAAAGAGGCAAAGCAAAAGAATTGTTTCAACTATTTCTTACAAAAAGAAATAAACTGCTGCAAAAGAGAGAAATTATAGAGATACTATGGCCTGAACAAGATGAGAAAACAGCAGACCGAGATTTTAAAGTAGCTTTAAATGCTCTTAATAGTGTACTAGAGCCGGAACGGAAAGCAAGGTCACAATCTTTTTTTATTAAAAGAGTGGGCAGTAGTTACGGAATAAATGACCAGTCAGCTTATATGCTGGATACTACCATGTTTGAACAATGGATGTTAAGCGGCTTAGAAGAACGTAATCAAAAGCAGGCGAAAGAATATTTAAAAAGAGGATTGACACTTTATAAAGGAGATTATTTACCTGAACGCAAATTTCATGATTGGTGTTTAAATGAACGAGAACGATTATTGGTGCTGTTTCTGAGAGGAGCGGAGAGGTATGCTCAATTAAGTATTGTCACAGAAGCGTACCATGAGGCCATTTACTGGTGTGAAAAAATTCTAGAAAAAGATCGCACTTGGGAGGAAGCATATCGTCTCTTAATGTATTGTTATTATATGCATAACAATCGTCCGCAAAGTTTAAAATGGTACAAAAAGTGCTGTGATGTGTTGCAAGAAGAAATCGGTGTCGAACCACTTGCTGCTACAAAAGAAATGTATAAGATGATTATGGAAGCAACAGATATCACCTTATCCGAAAATGACTCAATCTAA
- a CDS encoding substrate-binding domain-containing protein gives MRKMKGALFVVLLMMVFTSACSSGSSSSEQSSKEGTIKIGVLASMTGALESYGKQTTRGFELGLDYATDGTREIDGRKIEFIIEDTETKAEVAVQKATKLLEEDQVDFLVGSSSSVDTLAVVPLAEEYKKIFVVEPAVADSITGSEFNKYVFRTARNSSQDAVAGAAAIAKKGVKIATFAPDNSFGHDGITAFKEAAEKLGATITHEEFADPAGTDFTSNIQKIINAKPDYLFVVWAGANSPWNQIADMKVQDKGITISTGAPDIAALKTMKPLVGMEGFSVYYHDLPNNEVNDWLVKEHKDRFNGELPDLFTPGGMSAAISIVEALKKTENSTDSDKLIEAMEGMSFETPKGTMTFRKEDHQALQTLYSIKLENKKGVDYPVPVLIRELSPEETAPPIRNK, from the coding sequence ATGAGGAAAATGAAAGGTGCTTTGTTTGTAGTTTTACTTATGATGGTCTTTACATCAGCTTGTAGCTCTGGCTCTTCATCCTCTGAGCAATCATCTAAAGAAGGAACAATCAAAATTGGTGTGCTTGCTTCCATGACAGGGGCACTTGAATCATATGGTAAGCAAACAACAAGAGGGTTTGAGCTAGGGCTTGATTATGCAACGGATGGAACGCGAGAAATCGATGGGCGAAAAATTGAATTCATTATAGAAGATACAGAAACGAAAGCAGAAGTAGCTGTACAAAAAGCAACGAAACTACTTGAAGAGGATCAAGTAGATTTTCTAGTGGGGTCATCTAGTTCTGTTGATACGCTAGCTGTTGTACCGCTTGCAGAAGAATATAAAAAAATCTTTGTTGTAGAACCAGCTGTTGCAGATAGTATTACTGGCTCAGAGTTCAATAAATACGTGTTTAGAACAGCGCGAAACTCCTCACAAGATGCTGTAGCAGGAGCAGCAGCGATTGCTAAAAAAGGAGTGAAAATTGCTACGTTTGCACCAGATAACAGCTTTGGGCATGATGGAATAACTGCATTTAAGGAAGCGGCAGAAAAATTGGGAGCAACCATCACTCATGAAGAATTTGCCGATCCGGCTGGAACAGATTTTACTTCCAATATCCAAAAAATTATCAATGCTAAACCAGACTATTTATTTGTTGTGTGGGCAGGTGCTAATTCTCCTTGGAATCAAATCGCTGATATGAAAGTACAAGACAAAGGAATTACCATTTCGACTGGTGCTCCAGATATTGCCGCGTTAAAAACAATGAAGCCATTAGTAGGAATGGAAGGATTTAGCGTATATTATCATGATCTGCCCAACAATGAAGTCAATGATTGGTTAGTAAAGGAGCATAAAGATCGTTTTAATGGTGAGCTTCCTGATTTGTTTACACCAGGTGGGATGAGTGCAGCTATTTCAATTGTCGAAGCTTTGAAGAAAACAGAGAATAGTACGGATTCTGATAAGCTGATTGAGGCTATGGAAGGAATGAGTTTTGAAACACCGAAAGGAACGATGACTTTCCGTAAAGAAGATCATCAAGCCCTTCAAACTCTTTATTCTATTAAACTAGAGAATAAGAAGGGTGTGGATTATCCAGTGCCTGTTTTAATTAGAGAATTAAGCCCTGAAGAAACAGCGCCGCCGATCCGGAATAAGTAA